From the Paenibacillus sp. R14(2021) genome, the window AAATAGACTCTACACACCTGTTATTCGGCTAATTATTATCTCGATGGATTCTCTTTTTTATTCGACTTAAGGACTCCGGGGTCATTCCGAGAAAACTCGCCAATTGATGTTGAGGAACCCGATCGACTAAAGAAGGTCGTTTCATTAGCAAGGTCTTGAAGCGTTCTTCAGGCGAAGATGCGATAAAGGCAGCGAATTCCGCTTTTACCTGACTAAAGCTCCCTTCAATCATCTGGCGGGTCATCAACTCCAACTGCGTGTACTTGGTATACATGTCCTTTTCCGTATCCAGGTCGCCAACGACCACCACAGAGTCTTCAACGCACGCGATGGTGTAGTCAGACGACTTGTCTAGCTTGTGAT encodes:
- a CDS encoding Crp/Fnr family transcriptional regulator, giving the protein MKNILFDYMTRLTSLSEEEKQAIVNEIHIDEFKKGTVLFRQGEVPTKCYFILKGCIRQYSIDEEGREITSNFYTEEQAIAIINHHKLDKSSDYTIACVEDSVVVVGDLDTEKDMYTKYTQLELMTRQMIEGSFSQVKAEFAAFIASSPEERFKTLLMKRPSLVDRVPQHQLASFLGMTPESLSRIKKRIHRDNN